Proteins from one Xenopus tropicalis strain Nigerian chromosome 1, UCB_Xtro_10.0, whole genome shotgun sequence genomic window:
- the cisd2 gene encoding CDGSH iron-sulfur domain-containing protein 2, whose amino-acid sequence MVLESIARVIKVQLPAYLKRLPIPDSIAGFIRLTVSEWLRLLPFLGVLALLGYLAIRPFLPKKKQQKDSLINLKIQKENPKVVNEINIEDLHLAKAAYCRCWRSKTFPVCDGSHNKHNELTGDNVGPLILKKKEV is encoded by the exons ATGGTGCTGGAGAGCATAGCCCGGGTGATTAAAGTGCAGCTGCCTGCATACCTGAAGAGGTTACCCATCCCAGACAGTATTGCAGGCTTTATCCGGCTAACAG tttcagaATGGCTGAGATTGTTGCCATTCCTTGGTGTCCTAGCACTGCTTGGATACCTTGCGATTCGACCATTCCTACCCAAGAAGAAGCAGCAAAAAGACAGCTTAATCAATCTCAAGATCCAAAAGGAGAATCCAAAGGTTGTAAATGAGATAAACATAGAGGATCTGCACTTAGCCAAGGCTGCCTATTGTCGGTGTTGGCGCTCTAAGACT TTCCCTGTTTGTGACGGATCTCATAACAAGCACAATGAGCTCACAGGAGACAACGTGGGTCCATTGATTCTCAAAAAGAAAGAAGTATAA
- the cisd2 gene encoding CDGSH iron-sulfur domain-containing protein 2 isoform X1: MVLESIARVIKVQLPAYLKRLPIPDSIAGFIRLTVSEWLRLLPFLGVLALLGYLAIRPFLPKKKQQKDSLINLKIQKENPKVVNEINIEDLHLAKAAYCRCWRSKTGSGMFKSTDAPYLPVYAALAYKVKRSHRYS; the protein is encoded by the exons ATGGTGCTGGAGAGCATAGCCCGGGTGATTAAAGTGCAGCTGCCTGCATACCTGAAGAGGTTACCCATCCCAGACAGTATTGCAGGCTTTATCCGGCTAACAG tttcagaATGGCTGAGATTGTTGCCATTCCTTGGTGTCCTAGCACTGCTTGGATACCTTGCGATTCGACCATTCCTACCCAAGAAGAAGCAGCAAAAAGACAGCTTAATCAATCTCAAGATCCAAAAGGAGAATCCAAAGGTTGTAAATGAGATAAACATAGAGGATCTGCACTTAGCCAAGGCTGCCTATTGTCGGTGTTGGCGCTCTAAGACT GGATCGGGCATGTTTAAATCTACTGATGCaccatatctgccagtgtatgctGCATTAGCATATAAAGTGAAAAGGAGCCACAGATACTCATAA